A single Melopsittacus undulatus isolate bMelUnd1 chromosome 11, bMelUnd1.mat.Z, whole genome shotgun sequence DNA region contains:
- the FDXR gene encoding NADPH:adrenodoxin oxidoreductase, mitochondrial isoform X2 encodes MGPGGACWRRGGGVPGGFRRWLCSAAAAPRVCVVGSGPAGFYTAQHILKHHGGAQVDIYEKLPVPFGLVRFGVAPDHPEVKNVINTFTQTARSGRCAYHGNVTIGRDVTVAELQQAYHAVVLSYGAEDNRVLGIPGENLSGVHSARAFVGWYNGLPENQDLNPDLSCETALILGHGNVALDIARILLSPLQLLRKTDITDGSLAALACSKVKRVWLVGRRGPLQVAFTIKELREMINLPGARPVLNPADFTGLEDAVKDAPRPRKRLTELMIKTALEKPLEKPLETVSPREWGLKFQRSPQEVLPTADGSRARGVRMALTRLEGSGDSAKAIPTGDMEELECGLVVSSIGYRSLPLDPAVPFDTQRGIIPNSSGRVEGVPGLYCSGWVKRGPTGVIITTMNDSFDTAQSVLEDLQGGVLDVSTSREGFGAMESILRSRGVRPVSFSDWEKIDAAEVARGKAAGKPREKIVDLQEMLRIIGH; translated from the exons ATGGGACCGGGCGGTGCGTGCTGGAGACGCGGCGGCGGCGTCCCGGGCG GCTTCCGGCGCTGGCTGTGCTCGGCTGCCGCCGCTCCCCGTGTGTGCGTGGTGGGCAGCGGGCCCGCCGGCTTCTACACGGCTCAGCACATCCTGAAG caccatggTGGGGCACAAGTGGACATCTATGAAAAGCTGCCTGTTCCCTTTGGGCTCGTCCGGTTTGGGGTGGCCCCAGATCACCCTGAAGTCAAG AACGTGATCAACACCTTCACGCAGACAGCACGCTCGGGGCGCTGCGCCTACCATGGCAATGTCACCATCGGCAGGGATGTGACggtggcagagctgcagcaggcatACCATGCCGTGGTGCTG AGTTATGGTGCTGAAGATAACCGGGTCCTGGGCATCCCAGGGGAGAACCTCTCTGGTGTACATTCAGCCCGAGCATTTGTGGGCTGGTACAACGGGCTGCCGGAGAACCAGGAT CTGAATCCTGACCTGAGCTGTGAGACAGCACTGATTCTGGGTCATGGCAATGTGGCTCTGGATATTGCCCGGATCCTCCTGTCCCCACTGCAGCTCCTCAGG AAGACAGACATCACTGATGGCTCCTTGGCAGCTCTTGCCTGCAGCAAGGTGAAGCGTGTCTGGCTGGTCGGGAGGAGGGGACCTCTCCAAGTTGCTTTCACTATCAAG GAGCTGCGGGAGATGATAAACCTGCCTGGTGCCAGGCCTGTGCTGAACCCTGCTGACTTCACAGGCCTCGAGGATGCTGTTAAAG ATGCCCCCAGGCCTCGGAAGCGCCTGACTGAGCTGATGATCAAAACGGCCCTGGAGAAGCCTCTGGAGAAGCCTCTGGAGACCGTGTCCCCCCGGGAATGGGGGCTGAAGTTCCAGCGCAGTCCCCAGGAGGTGCTGCCCACCGCTGATGGGAGCCGGGCGAGGGGCGTCCGCATGGCCCTGACCCGCCTGGAG GGCTCAGGTGACTCTGCGAAAGCCATCCCCACTGGAGACATGGAGGAGCTGGAGTGTGGGCTGGTGGTCAGCAGCATCGGCTACCGGAGCCTGCCGCTGGACCCGGCAGTGCCCTTTGACACCCAACGTGGCATCATTCCCAACAGCTCGGGCAGAGTGGAGGGTGTCCCAG GTCTGTACTGCAGCGGGTGGGTGAAGAGAGGCCCCACGGGTGTGATCATCACCACCATGAACGACAGCTTTGACACTGCCCAGTCTGTGCTGGAGGATCTCCAGGGAGGCGTGCTGGATGTGTCCACCTCCAGAGAAGGCTTTGGGGCTATGGAGAGCATTCTGCGCAGCCGAG GGGTCCGTCCTGTTTCCTTCTCGGACTGGGAGAAGATAGATGCTGCTGAAGTGGCACGAGGCAAAGCTGCTGGCAAACCCCGAGAGAAGATCGTGGATCTTCAGGAGATGCTGCGGATCATCGGTCACTAA
- the FADS6 gene encoding fatty acid desaturase 6 isoform X2, with translation MPLEDGDAARRRGRWVNGKVSGSPWLGETGDPLLQDMTAPDGSRTGPALGDKDVTPKGALQQAGQHEEALMTELSGLVQKVVKSSSWWERHGVDISILGCSFLLLPAGFLCLRSTQAIPFLAGVLTLGVVHHTLTVKGSHLASHNALTESKSWGKVWAIFFIELCSAFTVEQATYNHVKIHHGYTNIIGLGDSSTWKLPFLNRYVYMFIAPLSVPILTPLVALDLLRNVEWKAALRTLCCMFLGLYCHYWLLLHVSGFQSPWSALLCMLLTRSLLAHPYVHVNIFQHIGLPMFAADRKPKRIQLMSLGVLNLPRNALLDWSFGHSLISCHVEHHLFPSLSDNMCLKIKPIVSQYLKQKKLPYNEDTYASRLRLFLQRYEELMVHAPPLTELVGIQ, from the exons ATGCCGCTggaggatggggatgcagcGAGGCGGAGGGGACGGTGGGTCAATGGCAAGGTCAGTGGTAGCCCGTGGCTTGGGGAAACGGGGGACCCGCTGCTCCAGGACATGACAGCACCCgatggcagcaggacagggccAGCACTGGGTGACAAGGACGTGACTCCCAAGGGGGCCCTGCAGCAAGCAGGGCAGCATGAAGAAGCCCTGATGACTGAGCTCTCGGGGCTGGTGCAGAAGgtggtgaagagcagcagctggtggGAACGGCATGGGGTGGACATCAGCATCCTCGGCTgcagcttcctcctgctcccgGCAG GGTTCCTGTGCCTGCGGTCAACCCAGGCCATCCCTTTCCTGGCTGGTGTCCTCACCCTTGGCGTGGTGCATCACACCCTGACAGTGAAGGGCAGCCACCTGGCCAGCCACAATGCCTTGACCGAGTCCAAGTCCTGGGGCAAAGTGTGGGCCATCTTCTTCATTGAg ctctgctcagcattcACAGTCGAGCAGGCCACTTACAACCATGTGAAGATCCACCATGGCTACACCAATATCATTGGCCTGGGGGACTCCAGCACATGGAAGCTTCCTTTCCTGAACCGCTACGTCTACATGTTCATTGCACCTCTCTCAGTGCCCATCTTAACCCCTCTGGTTGCACTTG ATCTGCTGAGGAATGTGGAGTGGAAAGCAGCTCTCCGGACCCTCTGCTGCATGTTTCTGGGTCTCTACTGCCATTACTGGCTGCTGCTCCACGTCTCGGGCTTCCAGTCACCATGGtctgccctgctctgcatgCTGCTCACCCGCTCCCTCCTGGCCCATCCCTACGTCCACGTCAACATATTCCAG cacatcGGGCTCCCCATGTTCGCGGCCGATCGGAAGCCCAAGCGGATCCAGCTCATGAGCCTGGGTGTGCTCAACCTGCCCCGCAATGCCCTGCTTGACTGGTCCTTTGGGCACTCGCTCATCAGCTGCCATGTGGAGCATCAcctcttccccagcctctccGACAACATGTGCCTCAAG ATCAAACCCATCGTCTCCCAGTACCTGAAGCAGAAGAAGCTGCCATACAATGAGGACACCTACGCCTCCAGGCTCCGTCTCTTCCTCCAGAGATATGAGGAGCTGATGGTCCACGCTCCCCCCCTAACGGAGCTGGTGGGCATCCAGTGA
- the FDXR gene encoding NADPH:adrenodoxin oxidoreductase, mitochondrial isoform X1, which yields MLGWGQPLSPLTSSLCLPLPGFRRWLCSAAAAPRVCVVGSGPAGFYTAQHILKHHGGAQVDIYEKLPVPFGLVRFGVAPDHPEVKNVINTFTQTARSGRCAYHGNVTIGRDVTVAELQQAYHAVVLSYGAEDNRVLGIPGENLSGVHSARAFVGWYNGLPENQDLNPDLSCETALILGHGNVALDIARILLSPLQLLRKTDITDGSLAALACSKVKRVWLVGRRGPLQVAFTIKELREMINLPGARPVLNPADFTGLEDAVKDAPRPRKRLTELMIKTALEKPLEKPLETVSPREWGLKFQRSPQEVLPTADGSRARGVRMALTRLEGSGDSAKAIPTGDMEELECGLVVSSIGYRSLPLDPAVPFDTQRGIIPNSSGRVEGVPGLYCSGWVKRGPTGVIITTMNDSFDTAQSVLEDLQGGVLDVSTSREGFGAMESILRSRGVRPVSFSDWEKIDAAEVARGKAAGKPREKIVDLQEMLRIIGH from the exons ATGCTGGGCTGGGGTCAGCCCCTCTCGCCCCTCACATCCTCTCTGTGCCTTCCCCTTCCAGGCTTCCGGCGCTGGCTGTGCTCGGCTGCCGCCGCTCCCCGTGTGTGCGTGGTGGGCAGCGGGCCCGCCGGCTTCTACACGGCTCAGCACATCCTGAAG caccatggTGGGGCACAAGTGGACATCTATGAAAAGCTGCCTGTTCCCTTTGGGCTCGTCCGGTTTGGGGTGGCCCCAGATCACCCTGAAGTCAAG AACGTGATCAACACCTTCACGCAGACAGCACGCTCGGGGCGCTGCGCCTACCATGGCAATGTCACCATCGGCAGGGATGTGACggtggcagagctgcagcaggcatACCATGCCGTGGTGCTG AGTTATGGTGCTGAAGATAACCGGGTCCTGGGCATCCCAGGGGAGAACCTCTCTGGTGTACATTCAGCCCGAGCATTTGTGGGCTGGTACAACGGGCTGCCGGAGAACCAGGAT CTGAATCCTGACCTGAGCTGTGAGACAGCACTGATTCTGGGTCATGGCAATGTGGCTCTGGATATTGCCCGGATCCTCCTGTCCCCACTGCAGCTCCTCAGG AAGACAGACATCACTGATGGCTCCTTGGCAGCTCTTGCCTGCAGCAAGGTGAAGCGTGTCTGGCTGGTCGGGAGGAGGGGACCTCTCCAAGTTGCTTTCACTATCAAG GAGCTGCGGGAGATGATAAACCTGCCTGGTGCCAGGCCTGTGCTGAACCCTGCTGACTTCACAGGCCTCGAGGATGCTGTTAAAG ATGCCCCCAGGCCTCGGAAGCGCCTGACTGAGCTGATGATCAAAACGGCCCTGGAGAAGCCTCTGGAGAAGCCTCTGGAGACCGTGTCCCCCCGGGAATGGGGGCTGAAGTTCCAGCGCAGTCCCCAGGAGGTGCTGCCCACCGCTGATGGGAGCCGGGCGAGGGGCGTCCGCATGGCCCTGACCCGCCTGGAG GGCTCAGGTGACTCTGCGAAAGCCATCCCCACTGGAGACATGGAGGAGCTGGAGTGTGGGCTGGTGGTCAGCAGCATCGGCTACCGGAGCCTGCCGCTGGACCCGGCAGTGCCCTTTGACACCCAACGTGGCATCATTCCCAACAGCTCGGGCAGAGTGGAGGGTGTCCCAG GTCTGTACTGCAGCGGGTGGGTGAAGAGAGGCCCCACGGGTGTGATCATCACCACCATGAACGACAGCTTTGACACTGCCCAGTCTGTGCTGGAGGATCTCCAGGGAGGCGTGCTGGATGTGTCCACCTCCAGAGAAGGCTTTGGGGCTATGGAGAGCATTCTGCGCAGCCGAG GGGTCCGTCCTGTTTCCTTCTCGGACTGGGAGAAGATAGATGCTGCTGAAGTGGCACGAGGCAAAGCTGCTGGCAAACCCCGAGAGAAGATCGTGGATCTTCAGGAGATGCTGCGGATCATCGGTCACTAA
- the FADS6 gene encoding fatty acid desaturase 6 isoform X1, producing MGQAPLAAAPQQKRNPIPVLSAPLGFLRAISSTWLLLLQRFQCLSPSFFHSSAAPRLPVPSARCPPHGPTEGAAPQSGLPGRVIANGSSASALLPCSSLPQIAAVRHRRCAGLRGRPAMVSTGGATAPGLAEMPLEDGDAARRRGRWVNGKVSGSPWLGETGDPLLQDMTAPDGSRTGPALGDKDVTPKGALQQAGQHEEALMTELSGLVQKVVKSSSWWERHGVDISILGCSFLLLPAGFLCLRSTQAIPFLAGVLTLGVVHHTLTVKGSHLASHNALTESKSWGKVWAIFFIELCSAFTVEQATYNHVKIHHGYTNIIGLGDSSTWKLPFLNRYVYMFIAPLSVPILTPLVALDLLRNVEWKAALRTLCCMFLGLYCHYWLLLHVSGFQSPWSALLCMLLTRSLLAHPYVHVNIFQHIGLPMFAADRKPKRIQLMSLGVLNLPRNALLDWSFGHSLISCHVEHHLFPSLSDNMCLKIKPIVSQYLKQKKLPYNEDTYASRLRLFLQRYEELMVHAPPLTELVGIQ from the exons ATGGGACAGGCGCCgcttgctgctgctccccagcagaaGCGAAACCCTATCCCCGTCCTCAGCGCTCCGCTTGGGTTTCTCAGAGCTATTTCTAGCACTTGGCTCCTTCTCCTCCAGCGTTTCCAATGCCTCTCTCCATCTTTTTTCCACTCCTCCGCTGCCCCCCGTCTCCCCGTGCCCTCTGCCCGCTGTCCTCCCCATGGCCCCACCGAAGGGGCAGCTCCCCAGAGCGGGCTGCCAGGCCGGGTTATTGCCAATGGCTCATCTGCATCCGccctcctcccctgctcctcccttccccaaaTCGCTGCCGTCCGACACCGCCGCTGCGCTGGGCTGCGCGGCCGCCCCGCAATGGTCAGCACCGGGGGAGCCACCGCGCCGGGGCTGGC GGAGATGCCGCTggaggatggggatgcagcGAGGCGGAGGGGACGGTGGGTCAATGGCAAGGTCAGTGGTAGCCCGTGGCTTGGGGAAACGGGGGACCCGCTGCTCCAGGACATGACAGCACCCgatggcagcaggacagggccAGCACTGGGTGACAAGGACGTGACTCCCAAGGGGGCCCTGCAGCAAGCAGGGCAGCATGAAGAAGCCCTGATGACTGAGCTCTCGGGGCTGGTGCAGAAGgtggtgaagagcagcagctggtggGAACGGCATGGGGTGGACATCAGCATCCTCGGCTgcagcttcctcctgctcccgGCAG GGTTCCTGTGCCTGCGGTCAACCCAGGCCATCCCTTTCCTGGCTGGTGTCCTCACCCTTGGCGTGGTGCATCACACCCTGACAGTGAAGGGCAGCCACCTGGCCAGCCACAATGCCTTGACCGAGTCCAAGTCCTGGGGCAAAGTGTGGGCCATCTTCTTCATTGAg ctctgctcagcattcACAGTCGAGCAGGCCACTTACAACCATGTGAAGATCCACCATGGCTACACCAATATCATTGGCCTGGGGGACTCCAGCACATGGAAGCTTCCTTTCCTGAACCGCTACGTCTACATGTTCATTGCACCTCTCTCAGTGCCCATCTTAACCCCTCTGGTTGCACTTG ATCTGCTGAGGAATGTGGAGTGGAAAGCAGCTCTCCGGACCCTCTGCTGCATGTTTCTGGGTCTCTACTGCCATTACTGGCTGCTGCTCCACGTCTCGGGCTTCCAGTCACCATGGtctgccctgctctgcatgCTGCTCACCCGCTCCCTCCTGGCCCATCCCTACGTCCACGTCAACATATTCCAG cacatcGGGCTCCCCATGTTCGCGGCCGATCGGAAGCCCAAGCGGATCCAGCTCATGAGCCTGGGTGTGCTCAACCTGCCCCGCAATGCCCTGCTTGACTGGTCCTTTGGGCACTCGCTCATCAGCTGCCATGTGGAGCATCAcctcttccccagcctctccGACAACATGTGCCTCAAG ATCAAACCCATCGTCTCCCAGTACCTGAAGCAGAAGAAGCTGCCATACAATGAGGACACCTACGCCTCCAGGCTCCGTCTCTTCCTCCAGAGATATGAGGAGCTGATGGTCCACGCTCCCCCCCTAACGGAGCTGGTGGGCATCCAGTGA